The Aquila chrysaetos chrysaetos chromosome 6, bAquChr1.4, whole genome shotgun sequence genome window below encodes:
- the ACVR1C gene encoding activin receptor type-1C isoform X3 — MGRAAGSALRLALPLLGAAVSLCAASESPGRAGAGPVVLAVTVAVPVCVLSLVAVLAACSCQGRRCARGRAKQPNVEEPLSECNLVNSGKTLKDLIYDMTTSGSGSGLPLLVQRTIARTIVLQEIVGKGRFGEVWRGRWCGEDVAVKIFSSRDERSWFREAEIYQTVMLRHENILGFIAADNKDNGTWTQLWLVSEYHEQGSLFDYLNRGTVTVEGMVKLALSVASGLAHLHMEIVGTQGKPAIAHRDLKSKNILVKRNESCAIADLGLAVKHDSVLNTIDIPQNPRVGTRRYMAPEILDDVMNTNIFESFKRADIYSLGLVYWEIARRCSVGGITEEYQLPYYDVVPSDPSIEDMRRVVCEQKLRPNIPNQWQSCEALRVMGRIMRECWYANGAARLTALRIKKTISQLCVQEDSKA, encoded by the exons CCTCGGAGTCTCCCGGCAGAGCCGGCGCGGGACCCGTGGTGCTGGCGGTGACGGTGGCGGTGCCGGTCTGCGTCCTGTCCCTCGTGGCGGTGCTGGCGGCGTGCTCCTGCCAGGGCCGGCGCTGCGCCCGCGGCAGGGCGAAGCAGCCCAACGTGGAGGAGCCCCTCTCCGAGTGCAACCTGGTGAACTCCGGGAAGACGCTGAAGGATCTCATCTACGACATGACGACCTCCGGCTCCGGCTCTG GTTTACCTCTGCTCGTACAAAGAACAATAGCGAGGACTATTGTCCTGCAGGAAATTGTAGGAAAAGGCCGATTTGGCGAAGTCTGGCGTGGAAGATGGTGCGGGGAAGATGTGGCTGTGAAAATCTTCTCCTCCAGAGACGAGCGGTCCTGGTTTCGGGAGGCAGAAATTTATCAGACGGTTATGCTGAGACACGAAAACATCCTGGGCTTTATTGCTGCCGATAACAAGG ATAATGGGACGTGGACTCAGCTCTGGCTTGTCTCCGAGTACCACGAGCAAGGGTCCCTGTTCGACTACCTGAACAGAGGCACGGTGACGGTGGAGGGCATGGTCAAGCTGGCGCTGTCGGTGGCCAGCGGTCTGGCACACCTCCACATGGAAATCGTCGGCACGCAAG GCAAGCCAGCGATCGCGCACCGAGATCTGAAATCTAAAAACATCCTGGTGAAGAGGAACGAAAGCTGCGCCATCGCGGACCTGGGCCTGGCGGTGAAGCACGACTCGGTGCTCAACACCATCGACATTCCCCAGAACCCCAGGGTGGGCACCAGGAG GTATATGGCTCCCGAGATACTCGATGACGTAATGAACACGAACATCTTCGAGTCCTTCAAGCGTGCAGACATATACTCTCTTGGGCTAGTATACTGGGAGATAGCCCGAAGGTGCTCCGTTGGAG GAATCACTGAGGAATACCAGTTGCCTTACTACGACGTTGTGCCTTCTGATCCTTCGATAGAAGATATGAGAAGGGTAGTTTGTGAGCAGAAGCTCAGACCAAATATTCCAAACCAGTGGCAAAGCTGTGAG GCGCTGCGAGTAATGGGCAGGATAATGCGCGAATGTTGGTACGCCAACGGTGCCGCGCGGCTGACCGCCCTGCGTATCAAGAAGACGATTTCGCAGCTCTGCGTGCAGGAAGACTCCAAAGCCTGA